In the genome of Sphingomonas naphthae, one region contains:
- a CDS encoding acetyl-CoA C-acyltransferase family protein has protein sequence MRDVFLVSAARTAIGTFGGSLKDQQPGELAATVGKAAMIRADVDPALVGHVVVGSVIHTEPRDAYVSRIAAVGAGIPYETPAMTVGRLCGSGLQAIISAAQSILLGDCEVAMAAGVEVMSRAPYFAPGVRWGQKMGDTALIDGLLGALTDPFHVYHMGVTAENVAKRYGISREDQDTLAIESQRRAVHAIAKGYFRDQIVPIEIMVKRKPALFETDEHVRIDAKPDDFSRLKPVFVKDGGTVTAGNASGINDGAAATILASGEAVRAHGLMPLARLVSYGHAGVDPAYMGIGPVPATRAALARAGLTIADLDVIESNEAFAAQACAVARELGFDPAKVNPNGSGIALGHPIGATGAILTTKLVHELSRKGGRYGLTTMCIGGGQGIAAIWERA, from the coding sequence ATGCGTGACGTTTTTCTCGTATCCGCCGCGCGGACGGCCATCGGTACGTTCGGCGGATCGCTCAAGGATCAGCAGCCCGGCGAACTGGCCGCAACCGTCGGCAAGGCTGCGATGATTAGGGCGGATGTGGATCCCGCGCTCGTTGGCCATGTCGTCGTCGGCAGCGTGATCCACACCGAACCCCGCGACGCATATGTTTCCCGGATCGCGGCGGTCGGTGCGGGTATTCCGTACGAGACGCCAGCGATGACCGTCGGTCGGCTTTGCGGGTCTGGCCTTCAGGCGATCATTTCCGCGGCGCAATCGATCCTGCTTGGCGATTGCGAGGTGGCGATGGCGGCGGGCGTCGAAGTGATGAGCCGAGCGCCCTATTTCGCGCCCGGCGTGCGGTGGGGCCAGAAGATGGGCGACACGGCGTTGATCGATGGTCTCCTCGGTGCGCTGACCGACCCCTTCCACGTTTATCACATGGGCGTAACCGCTGAGAATGTGGCGAAGCGCTACGGCATCAGCCGCGAGGATCAGGACACCTTGGCCATCGAGAGCCAGAGGCGGGCCGTGCATGCTATTGCGAAAGGCTATTTCCGTGACCAGATCGTGCCGATCGAGATCATGGTGAAGCGCAAGCCGGCGTTGTTCGAAACGGACGAACATGTCCGCATCGACGCAAAACCCGACGATTTCAGCCGCCTGAAGCCGGTTTTCGTAAAGGACGGCGGCACCGTGACGGCCGGAAACGCATCGGGCATCAACGATGGCGCCGCAGCGACGATTCTGGCCAGTGGCGAAGCAGTGCGGGCGCATGGCCTGATGCCGCTAGCGCGGTTGGTCAGCTACGGCCATGCCGGCGTCGATCCGGCGTACATGGGCATCGGTCCGGTACCGGCCACCCGCGCCGCCCTCGCCCGCGCCGGGCTGACGATCGCGGATCTCGACGTGATCGAGTCCAACGAAGCCTTTGCTGCCCAGGCCTGTGCCGTAGCGCGCGAGCTGGGTTTCGATCCGGCCAAGGTCAATCCCAACGGCAGCGGCATCGCACTGGGCCACCCGATCGGCGCGACGGGCGCGATCCTCACAACCAAACTCGTCCACGAATTGAGCCGCAAGGGCGGCCGCTATGGATTGACCACGATGTGCATCGGCGGCGGCCAGGGCATCGCCGCCATCTGGGAGCGAGCCTGA
- a CDS encoding NAD(P)/FAD-dependent oxidoreductase, with protein MTHYSILIVGGGHGGAQAAVALRQARFEGAIAIVGDEPELPYERPPLSKDYFSGEKAFERILIRPPAFWEERQVAMLLGRKVVSVDPEARSITTADGETIGYGDLIWATGGSPRKLTCSGHDLIGVHGVRTRADVDRMTGELAGTTRVVVIGGGYIGLEAAAVLAKFGKQVTVLEALDRVLARVAGEPLSRFYEAEHRAHGVDVRLGAKVECIEEAEGRVTGVRLADGEILACEMVIVGIGIIPAVEPLLAAGAEGGNGVAVDAQCRISLPHIYAIGDCALHANDFAGDMPIRLESVQNANDQATVAAKTILGQEVVYHAVPWFWSNQYDLRLQTVGLSTGHDEAVLRGDPATRSFSIVYLKDGKVIALDCVNATKDYVQGKALVVGAVALPAERLADTSVVLKELAAS; from the coding sequence ATGACGCACTACAGCATCCTGATCGTGGGTGGCGGGCATGGCGGTGCGCAGGCGGCGGTGGCTTTGCGGCAGGCCAGGTTCGAGGGGGCGATCGCGATCGTCGGTGACGAGCCGGAGCTGCCCTATGAGCGGCCACCGCTGTCGAAGGACTATTTCTCGGGCGAGAAGGCGTTCGAGCGTATCCTGATCCGCCCGCCGGCCTTCTGGGAGGAGCGGCAGGTGGCGATGCTGCTCGGCCGCAAGGTCGTGTCGGTGGATCCCGAGGCGCGGAGCATCACGACGGCGGACGGCGAGACGATCGGCTATGGCGACCTCATCTGGGCGACCGGCGGCAGCCCGCGCAAGCTGACCTGCTCCGGCCACGACCTCATCGGCGTCCACGGCGTGCGCACCCGCGCCGATGTCGATCGGATGACCGGAGAACTGGCCGGCACCACCCGCGTCGTCGTGATCGGCGGCGGCTATATCGGGCTGGAGGCGGCGGCCGTGCTGGCCAAGTTCGGCAAGCAGGTGACGGTGCTGGAGGCGCTCGACCGGGTGCTGGCCCGCGTCGCCGGCGAGCCGCTGTCTCGCTTCTACGAGGCCGAGCATCGCGCCCATGGGGTCGACGTGCGGCTGGGCGCCAAGGTGGAGTGTATCGAGGAGGCCGAGGGCCGGGTCACCGGCGTGCGGCTGGCCGATGGCGAGATCCTGGCCTGCGAGATGGTGATCGTCGGCATCGGCATCATCCCCGCCGTCGAGCCGCTGCTGGCGGCGGGTGCCGAGGGCGGCAATGGCGTCGCGGTCGATGCGCAATGCCGCATCAGCCTGCCGCACATCTACGCCATCGGCGACTGCGCGCTCCACGCCAACGACTTCGCCGGCGACATGCCGATCCGCCTGGAATCGGTCCAGAACGCCAACGATCAGGCGACCGTCGCGGCCAAGACGATCCTGGGGCAGGAGGTCGTCTATCATGCCGTGCCGTGGTTCTGGTCGAACCAATATGACCTGCGCCTCCAGACGGTGGGCCTGTCGACTGGCCATGACGAGGCAGTGCTACGCGGGGATCCGGCGACCCGCAGCTTCTCGATCGTCTATCTGAAGGACGGCAAGGTCATCGCGCTCGACTGCGTCAACGCCACCAAGGATTACGTCCAGGGCAAGGCGCTGGTCGTCGGCGCGGTAGCATTGCCGGCCGAGCGGCTCGCCGACACGAGCGTGGTTCTCAAGGAATTGGCCGCCTCCTGA
- a CDS encoding amidohydrolase family protein, with protein sequence MSSRNAAIGRNGRRPTSSTRSSASSWVAPSDPARRQAAMTSALLAGGSTGPIDFHTHLVPEAFPIDPEGTGPGWPCLACRPDGRRILEFGGKPFRRLDARSWEAARRIEDMERQGVSGQIVSPMPELFSYSFSPARSALLCDHVNHFTASLVGMDPSRFGGLGIVTMQDVPTAVRQIGEIRSRFGLIGIEIGSNINGVYAGDPLFDPIYQAAAEAGLIVFVHAFHPLSAGSGGLPAGLTPFLGFPIDVAHAAASCIARDLPTRFPGLKLLFSHGGGALGAILGRMDRGYRVRAGGMEALTRAPSTVARDLFYDSNVYDPVYLRHLAADWGRGRTVLGTDYPYDIMQDDPMPYLIEAGLSSDSLAEATQALLA encoded by the coding sequence ATGTCTTCCCGAAATGCGGCCATTGGGCGCAATGGGAGAAGGCCGACCAGTTCAACACGCTCGTCGGCCAGTTCCTGGGTCGCGCCGAGTGACCCAGCGCGCCGGCAGGCTGCCATGACATCCGCGTTGCTGGCCGGTGGGTCGACCGGGCCGATCGACTTCCACACCCATCTGGTTCCGGAGGCTTTTCCGATCGACCCCGAGGGGACAGGGCCCGGCTGGCCCTGCCTTGCCTGTCGCCCGGACGGCAGACGCATTCTCGAGTTCGGCGGTAAACCCTTTCGCCGGCTCGACGCGCGCTCATGGGAGGCGGCCCGGCGCATCGAGGATATGGAGCGACAGGGGGTTTCGGGACAGATCGTTTCGCCGATGCCCGAATTATTCTCCTACAGCTTCTCGCCGGCACGCAGCGCGCTTCTGTGCGATCACGTCAATCACTTCACCGCCAGCCTTGTCGGTATGGATCCGTCGCGTTTCGGCGGGCTGGGCATCGTCACGATGCAGGACGTGCCGACCGCCGTGCGGCAGATCGGTGAAATACGATCACGCTTCGGCCTGATCGGCATCGAGATCGGGAGCAACATCAACGGCGTCTACGCCGGCGATCCGCTATTCGATCCGATCTATCAGGCGGCGGCCGAAGCAGGGCTGATCGTGTTCGTCCACGCCTTCCACCCGTTGTCGGCGGGTAGCGGTGGCCTCCCCGCCGGGCTGACGCCGTTTTTGGGCTTTCCGATCGATGTCGCCCATGCTGCGGCATCCTGCATCGCCCGTGATCTGCCGACGCGCTTTCCCGGCTTGAAGCTTCTGTTCAGCCATGGCGGCGGTGCGCTCGGGGCCATATTGGGCCGGATGGATCGCGGTTACCGCGTGAGAGCCGGCGGCATGGAAGCATTGACGCGGGCGCCCAGCACGGTCGCGCGCGATCTCTTCTACGACAGCAACGTCTATGATCCGGTCTATCTCCGTCATCTCGCGGCCGATTGGGGGCGGGGCCGCACGGTGCTGGGCACGGATTATCCCTACGACATTATGCAGGATGATCCTATGCCGTATCTCATCGAAGCCGGGCTCTCGTCAGATAGCTTGGCCGAGGCGACCCAGGCGCTACTTGCATGA
- a CDS encoding alpha/beta fold hydrolase, whose protein sequence is MSDVSERPPVNIVEVLSAKIAYHDVGEGDAVIMIHGGGPGATGYSNYSRNIGPLSQSNRVIVIDLPGYGGSENREIEGSIFDVLSAVVIGLMDALGIAKASIVGNSLGGGTALRTAIDHPDRVSKLVLMGPGGGLAVHSNFPTPGLMAMFTYYLGDGPSEKKLRGIIKELVYDPSLITEELFQQRLEASMRPDVVANPPLKQRKGPSAMRDDLWREPLYKVKQPVLIIWGREDRVLPIDAAFVYQKSLPNAELHVFPKCGHWAQWEKADQFNTLVGQFLGRAE, encoded by the coding sequence ATGAGCGACGTAAGCGAGCGGCCGCCCGTCAACATCGTGGAGGTTCTGAGCGCGAAGATCGCCTATCACGATGTCGGCGAGGGCGACGCGGTCATCATGATCCACGGCGGCGGCCCCGGTGCGACCGGCTACAGCAATTACAGCCGCAACATCGGCCCGCTGTCGCAGTCGAACCGAGTGATCGTGATCGACCTGCCGGGGTATGGCGGCTCCGAGAATCGCGAGATCGAAGGGAGCATCTTCGATGTCCTGTCGGCGGTCGTGATCGGCCTGATGGATGCGCTGGGTATCGCCAAGGCGAGCATCGTCGGCAATTCTCTCGGCGGAGGTACGGCGCTACGAACCGCGATCGATCATCCCGATCGGGTGTCGAAGCTGGTGCTGATGGGGCCGGGCGGTGGCCTGGCGGTTCACTCCAATTTCCCGACCCCCGGCCTGATGGCGATGTTCACTTATTATCTGGGTGACGGGCCGAGCGAGAAGAAGCTGCGCGGCATCATCAAGGAGCTTGTGTACGATCCGTCGCTGATCACGGAGGAGTTGTTCCAGCAGCGGCTCGAGGCGAGCATGCGACCGGACGTGGTGGCCAATCCGCCGCTCAAGCAGCGCAAGGGGCCGTCGGCGATGCGTGACGACCTGTGGCGCGAGCCGCTCTACAAGGTGAAGCAGCCGGTTCTCATCATCTGGGGACGCGAGGACCGGGTGCTGCCGATCGATGCGGCCTTCGTCTATCAGAAGTCCCTGCCCAACGCCGAACTCCATGTCTTCCCGAAATGCGGCCATTGGGCGCAATGGGAGAAGGCCGACCAGTTCAACACGCTCGTCGGCCAGTTCCTGGGTCGCGCCGAGTGA
- a CDS encoding SDR family oxidoreductase yields the protein MAPLAGQAAIVTGAASPIGQATARMLQAEAVSLVLADIDPAAMEAAGWRDGEGCATLVADLSQQEGAVALVALALERFGRLDILVNNAGGGVIRPFLKQSPKTLHATLDRNLWTCIWMCHAALPAMVERGYGRIVNVGADSVRNGLLAHAAYNAAKGGMHGLTTGLAREFAEQDITVNTVAPAMVRTPFVERETAAGNPFIKEFIDVIPKRRAAEPDEVASMIVHLARPESGFVTGQVMSVNGGSAML from the coding sequence ATGGCGCCGCTGGCGGGGCAGGCCGCGATCGTCACGGGTGCCGCAAGCCCGATCGGCCAGGCCACGGCGCGGATGCTCCAGGCCGAAGCTGTCAGCCTTGTTCTGGCGGATATCGATCCGGCGGCGATGGAGGCCGCCGGGTGGCGTGACGGCGAAGGTTGCGCGACGCTCGTCGCGGACCTGTCGCAGCAGGAGGGCGCCGTCGCCCTTGTCGCGCTCGCGCTGGAGCGGTTCGGTCGCCTCGACATCCTGGTCAACAATGCGGGCGGGGGTGTCATCCGGCCGTTCCTCAAGCAATCGCCCAAGACGCTGCATGCGACACTGGATCGCAATCTGTGGACCTGCATCTGGATGTGCCATGCCGCGCTGCCAGCGATGGTCGAGCGCGGATACGGGCGGATCGTGAACGTCGGCGCCGATTCGGTGCGCAACGGCCTGTTGGCGCACGCCGCATACAATGCGGCCAAGGGCGGCATGCATGGCCTGACGACCGGGCTGGCGCGAGAATTCGCCGAGCAGGACATCACCGTCAACACCGTCGCCCCCGCGATGGTGCGCACGCCCTTCGTCGAGCGGGAAACTGCGGCGGGCAATCCCTTCATCAAGGAATTCATCGACGTCATCCCTAAGCGCAGGGCGGCAGAGCCCGACGAGGTGGCGTCGATGATCGTCCATCTCGCGCGCCCGGAATCGGGCTTCGTCACAGGACAGGTCATGAGCGTCAACGGCGGCAGCGCCATGCTATGA
- a CDS encoding VOC family protein, protein MAVADIRYVRLGYVALNVSDLARSADFYETIVGLERVPASSPDMALFRCSDRHQDIVLYEGPPGLKRVAWQMESEAALSAVRAEFASLGIDVVEVGAADLAGLGIAHAVRAIEPTTGTQFEFFTEIEGVEPYRIRHTKIAQLGHVVVTTPQREDTEMFMIEHLNFRVSDRVEGVVAFMRCFPNPFHHSFGVGQAQGDEPMLQHVNFMVTEIDDIGRALNRLKRHNVPIVFGPGRHPTSESVFLYFLDPDGLTLEYSFGMEEFPEEGDRAPRGFPRALESLDTWGGRAERDFGKVGHIERPARAGEA, encoded by the coding sequence ATGGCCGTGGCCGATATTCGATATGTCCGATTGGGCTATGTCGCCCTGAACGTGTCCGATCTTGCCCGGTCGGCCGATTTCTACGAGACGATCGTCGGACTGGAGCGCGTGCCTGCGTCCTCCCCGGACATGGCATTGTTCCGGTGCAGCGATCGCCATCAGGATATCGTATTGTACGAAGGGCCGCCGGGGCTGAAGCGCGTCGCTTGGCAGATGGAGAGCGAGGCCGCCCTGTCGGCGGTGCGTGCAGAGTTCGCGTCGCTCGGGATCGACGTCGTCGAAGTCGGCGCCGCCGACTTGGCCGGGCTCGGCATCGCCCACGCCGTTCGTGCGATCGAGCCGACGACGGGCACCCAGTTCGAATTCTTCACCGAAATCGAGGGTGTTGAGCCCTACCGCATCCGCCACACCAAGATCGCCCAGCTGGGCCATGTCGTCGTGACCACGCCGCAGCGCGAGGACACCGAAATGTTCATGATCGAGCATCTGAACTTCCGCGTGTCGGATCGGGTGGAAGGCGTCGTCGCGTTCATGCGTTGCTTCCCCAATCCTTTTCATCACAGCTTCGGCGTGGGGCAGGCGCAGGGCGACGAGCCGATGTTGCAGCACGTCAATTTCATGGTCACCGAGATTGACGATATCGGCAGGGCGCTCAACCGCCTGAAGCGGCACAATGTGCCGATCGTGTTCGGGCCGGGGCGGCATCCCACATCGGAATCGGTGTTCCTCTACTTCCTCGATCCCGATGGTCTGACGCTCGAATATAGTTTCGGGATGGAGGAGTTTCCCGAAGAGGGTGATCGCGCCCCGCGTGGTTTCCCCCGCGCACTGGAATCGCTCGACACCTGGGGTGGTCGGGCGGAACGCGACTTCGGCAAGGTCGGCCATATCGAACGACCGGCGCGGGCAGGTGAAGCCTGA
- a CDS encoding aromatic-ring-hydroxylating dioxygenase subunit beta, whose translation MTEWAVAMTDQGATASLGRAAFEDFLFHEAALLDEWRLDEWFALFTEGATYEVPTAGAPDGADPQTTLFYIADDYARLQHRIDRLNKPGAHSEFPRSKVMRVISNVRILSENAEEARIGCCFVTYRSKNDVTDVFPGHHRYLLRKTADGLRIAAKRSYLDLTNLRPQGRVSIIL comes from the coding sequence GTGACCGAGTGGGCTGTGGCGATGACCGATCAGGGGGCGACGGCGTCGCTCGGCCGGGCGGCCTTTGAGGATTTCCTGTTTCACGAAGCGGCGCTGCTCGACGAATGGCGGCTCGACGAGTGGTTCGCCCTGTTCACCGAGGGGGCGACCTACGAGGTGCCGACGGCGGGCGCGCCCGACGGTGCCGATCCGCAAACGACCCTATTCTACATCGCGGACGATTATGCCCGGCTGCAACACCGCATCGATCGGCTGAACAAGCCCGGCGCCCATTCCGAATTCCCACGGTCGAAGGTGATGCGCGTCATCAGCAACGTTCGCATTCTTTCCGAGAATGCCGAAGAGGCGCGGATCGGCTGCTGCTTCGTGACCTATCGTTCGAAGAACGACGTAACCGACGTGTTTCCCGGCCACCACCGCTACCTGCTGCGCAAGACGGCGGACGGGCTGCGGATCGCCGCCAAACGCTCCTACCTCGATCTGACCAATCTGCGCCCTCAGGGCCGGGTCAGCATCATCCTCTAG
- a CDS encoding aromatic ring-hydroxylating oxygenase subunit alpha produces the protein MAEADPLLPRDAPIVREDVTRSTFRVDRRAFVDPAILKRERDHIFSTCWLYLGHASELKRPNDFLIRSVGGRELVFNRDRKGAVHAFFNVCPHRGAQVVRESSGNAMSFRCFYHGWSFNNNGQFASRFDAETYPADFNAEGCANLRSVPRLDSYRDLWFVNFSAEGESLSDYLAGAKEIIDLAVDHSEIGMEVVGGTQEYSIRANWKLLAENSNDGYHASETHSTYIDYLGVSTGYGAQALRNAKPTLSRGIDLGNGHAVIEYAAAWGRPVAQSIPTWGEHGKAVIDAKRARLEELYGPDRARRIARGNRNMVIFPNLVINDIMALTVRTFYPEQVDELHVTGWALAPVDEDPQFRAWRLDNFLEFLGPGGFATPDDVEALESAQKGYRNLAEVPFNDLSRGMARAEKLHDDEEQMRAFWREWSRRVEGVA, from the coding sequence ATGGCCGAGGCCGACCCTCTTCTGCCGCGTGACGCGCCCATCGTCCGGGAAGACGTTACGCGCTCCACCTTCCGGGTGGATCGCCGCGCCTTCGTCGATCCCGCGATCCTGAAGCGCGAACGCGATCACATCTTCTCGACCTGCTGGTTATATCTCGGCCACGCATCGGAGCTGAAGCGGCCCAATGATTTTCTGATCCGCAGCGTCGGCGGTCGCGAGCTGGTGTTCAACCGCGATCGGAAGGGGGCCGTTCACGCCTTCTTCAACGTCTGTCCGCATCGCGGCGCGCAGGTCGTGCGTGAGAGCAGTGGCAACGCGATGTCGTTCCGCTGCTTCTACCATGGCTGGTCGTTCAACAATAACGGTCAGTTCGCTTCGCGTTTCGATGCCGAAACCTATCCGGCGGATTTCAATGCCGAGGGCTGCGCCAATCTGCGCTCCGTGCCCCGCCTCGATTCCTATCGCGACCTGTGGTTCGTGAATTTCAGCGCCGAGGGCGAAAGCCTCTCAGACTATCTGGCGGGCGCCAAGGAGATCATCGACCTCGCCGTCGATCATTCCGAAATCGGCATGGAGGTCGTCGGCGGCACGCAGGAATATAGCATCCGCGCGAACTGGAAGCTGCTCGCCGAGAACAGCAACGATGGCTATCATGCCAGCGAGACGCATTCGACCTACATCGACTATCTTGGCGTCTCGACCGGATATGGCGCGCAGGCGCTGCGCAACGCCAAGCCGACGCTCTCGCGCGGCATCGATCTGGGCAATGGCCATGCGGTGATCGAATATGCAGCCGCCTGGGGCCGGCCCGTCGCTCAATCCATCCCGACCTGGGGGGAACATGGCAAGGCGGTGATCGACGCAAAGCGCGCGCGGCTCGAGGAATTGTACGGGCCGGATCGCGCCCGCCGGATCGCACGCGGCAACCGGAACATGGTGATCTTCCCCAACCTGGTCATCAACGACATCATGGCGCTGACGGTGCGCACCTTTTATCCCGAACAGGTCGATGAATTGCACGTCACCGGCTGGGCGCTGGCGCCGGTCGATGAGGATCCGCAGTTCCGCGCATGGCGGCTCGACAATTTCCTCGAATTCCTCGGCCCCGGCGGCTTCGCAACGCCGGACGATGTCGAGGCTCTCGAGTCGGCGCAAAAGGGCTATCGCAATCTCGCCGAGGTGCCGTTCAACGATCTCTCGCGGGGAATGGCGCGCGCCGAAAAGCTGCACGACGACGAGGAGCAGATGCGTGCCTTCTGGCGCGAGTGGAGCCGTCGCGTGGAGGGGGTGGCGTGA
- a CDS encoding 2Fe-2S iron-sulfur cluster-binding protein, whose translation MPQVEFKSPDGDSTVLQGEDGFSLMEVAVQNGVDGIDADCGGALTCATCHVYVDPEWLDRLPPIETGEADMLEFAVEPRGNSRLSCQIRLSAALDGLIVEIPVSQH comes from the coding sequence ATGCCGCAGGTTGAGTTCAAGTCTCCAGACGGTGATTCGACCGTCCTCCAGGGAGAGGACGGCTTTTCATTGATGGAGGTGGCGGTTCAGAATGGCGTCGATGGCATCGATGCCGATTGCGGCGGCGCACTTACCTGCGCGACCTGTCATGTCTATGTCGATCCCGAATGGCTCGATCGCCTGCCGCCGATCGAGACGGGTGAGGCGGACATGCTCGAATTCGCGGTCGAGCCGCGCGGCAATTCGCGTCTGTCGTGTCAAATCCGCCTGAGCGCGGCGCTCGACGGGCTGATCGTCGAAATTCCCGTAAGCCAACATTGA
- a CDS encoding enoyl-CoA hydratase/isomerase family protein yields the protein MIGYSEESGVATIRIDRPDARNALTAAMRHDLVDAFAAAQAARGVRSVILTGSGGHFCAGGDIAEMGGAPADGLIRVRRSHALIRAISSIDKPVVAAVRGSCIGIGWSLALACDLVIAAADARFRFGFQALGLAPDGAASMLLVRQVGLMRAKELIYTGRFVSGSEAAALGLALEAIDTDRVDARALEFAASLASAPTLAVGMAKRQLDLASGQTLEAALALEAAMQPLMQQTADFAEGVAAMREKRAARFTGE from the coding sequence ATGATCGGCTACAGTGAGGAGAGCGGCGTCGCCACTATTCGGATTGATCGGCCGGATGCGCGGAACGCCTTGACCGCAGCGATGCGCCATGACCTCGTCGACGCATTCGCTGCGGCGCAAGCGGCCCGTGGCGTTCGCTCGGTGATCCTGACCGGATCGGGCGGCCATTTTTGCGCGGGCGGCGACATTGCCGAGATGGGAGGAGCGCCAGCCGATGGCCTGATCCGCGTTCGGCGATCCCATGCGTTAATCCGGGCGATCTCGTCGATCGACAAGCCGGTCGTCGCAGCGGTGCGTGGAAGCTGCATCGGTATAGGCTGGTCGCTCGCGCTGGCGTGCGATCTGGTGATCGCGGCCGCCGACGCCCGGTTTCGATTCGGCTTTCAGGCTTTGGGATTGGCGCCGGACGGTGCCGCTTCGATGCTGCTGGTCCGGCAGGTCGGCCTGATGCGGGCCAAGGAACTGATCTACACCGGTCGTTTCGTCAGCGGGTCGGAGGCCGCAGCCCTCGGCCTCGCCCTGGAAGCGATCGATACCGACCGGGTCGATGCGCGTGCCCTGGAATTTGCCGCCAGTCTCGCGTCGGCCCCGACACTGGCGGTGGGTATGGCCAAGCGGCAACTCGACCTCGCCAGCGGCCAGACACTTGAGGCGGCTCTGGCGCTCGAGGCGGCGATGCAGCCGCTCATGCAGCAGACGGCGGACTTCGCGGAGGGCGTCGCTGCCATGCGGGAGAAGCGCGCGGCCCGATTTACGGGCGAATGA
- a CDS encoding CaiB/BaiF CoA transferase family protein produces the protein MSSDDPKAPAQSGLALAGIKVIDFTHFVAGPVCTMELADFGADVVKVENGERGDDFRNVRPPEIAGEGGAFLWNNRNKRSIALDLTTDAGQAIARDLVRSADILVENYSGSVMERFGLSYETVSTDNPALIYCSISAYGREGPLGNRPGFDQIVQAETGLMSINGERDGPPLLVGVPVVDITAGMSATSAVLAALFARQRTGRGQRVDVALVDQAVSLLAYRAYNYLLTGVDPPRTGNSMRMAPPSATFEAADGTLLISCPNDRLFRKLCAALGSDALSADPRYATVQQRARHHDELIADLGRIFATGARSIWVERLLAAGVPAGPVASVSEGMASVEVGSRGLISQIPHPAGGTVPNIAPPYRLSGTPIASPRAAPRHGADGVDILTEAFGWDAAAIAAADEAGAFGQAGPRGRAA, from the coding sequence ATGTCCAGCGATGATCCGAAAGCACCGGCACAATCCGGCCTTGCTCTGGCCGGCATCAAGGTGATCGATTTCACCCATTTCGTCGCCGGGCCGGTCTGTACGATGGAGCTGGCCGATTTCGGGGCTGATGTCGTGAAGGTCGAGAATGGCGAGCGCGGCGACGATTTTCGCAACGTGCGGCCGCCCGAGATCGCCGGCGAGGGGGGCGCCTTCCTCTGGAACAACCGGAACAAGCGCAGCATCGCTCTCGATCTGACGACCGACGCCGGGCAGGCGATCGCGCGTGATCTGGTGCGATCCGCCGACATTCTGGTCGAGAATTATTCGGGCTCGGTCATGGAGCGATTCGGGCTGAGCTACGAGACTGTCAGCACGGACAATCCGGCGCTCATCTACTGTTCGATCTCGGCCTATGGACGAGAAGGGCCGTTGGGCAACAGGCCAGGCTTCGATCAGATCGTCCAGGCGGAAACCGGGCTGATGTCGATCAACGGTGAGCGTGACGGGCCGCCTCTGCTGGTCGGCGTGCCAGTCGTCGATATCACGGCTGGCATGAGCGCGACGAGCGCTGTTCTCGCCGCGCTGTTCGCGCGGCAGCGAACGGGTCGGGGGCAGCGGGTGGACGTGGCGCTGGTCGATCAGGCGGTTTCGTTGCTCGCCTATCGTGCCTACAATTATCTCCTGACCGGGGTCGATCCGCCGCGTACCGGAAATTCCATGCGCATGGCGCCCCCCAGCGCGACCTTCGAAGCGGCGGATGGAACGTTGCTCATATCCTGCCCGAACGATCGCTTGTTTCGCAAATTATGCGCCGCGCTGGGCAGCGATGCGCTTTCTGCTGATCCGCGCTATGCGACGGTGCAACAGCGCGCGCGCCATCACGACGAACTGATCGCCGATCTCGGGCGGATCTTCGCCACCGGGGCTCGATCGATATGGGTCGAGCGCCTGCTCGCGGCTGGCGTGCCTGCCGGCCCCGTCGCGAGCGTGTCGGAGGGGATGGCAAGCGTCGAGGTGGGGTCGCGCGGGCTGATCTCGCAGATACCCCATCCAGCCGGCGGCACGGTGCCCAACATCGCGCCGCCGTACCGCTTGTCGGGCACGCCGATCGCCTCGCCGCGCGCCGCGCCGCGCCATGGGGCGGATGGCGTGGACATCCTGACCGAAGCGTTCGGGTGGGATGCCGCCGCCATCGCCGCCGCCGATGAGGCTGGTGCTTTCGGCCAGGCGGGCCCGCGCGGGCGGGCGGCCTGA